One genomic segment of Candidatus Berkiella aquae includes these proteins:
- a CDS encoding cell division protein ZapB, which yields MPTENKPVFFAAWTINSSQDTIQKGEHTIDKSSSTSSHVEGLRNIVLSFNNDIKGMKKRDTLIITDCHLPQDWPNKIITLIERNPEATFVTFPKDLLSSKEQKRLDAILKPRREQVKQELKAKEDQKAIDNERLKQLEQDRASSRNRYLIAGALFGLGISYAIFPVFLSLTTFFVCAAGMGFGFIASMLRTSETPVSQPSTSSTATTVAADAIKATMPPTTSSSYLVNHAKRDNHKNTTDSELESTRQFIAKLR from the coding sequence ATGCCAACTGAAAATAAACCTGTCTTTTTCGCTGCATGGACAATAAACTCAAGCCAAGACACTATCCAAAAGGGTGAACATACAATCGATAAAAGTTCCTCTACTTCTTCACATGTTGAGGGTCTTCGAAATATTGTACTGTCATTTAATAATGATATTAAAGGCATGAAAAAAAGAGATACATTAATCATTACAGATTGCCATCTTCCTCAAGACTGGCCAAACAAAATAATTACTTTAATTGAAAGGAATCCCGAGGCAACTTTTGTCACTTTTCCTAAAGACCTATTAAGCTCAAAAGAACAGAAACGCTTAGATGCCATTTTAAAACCTCGCCGAGAACAAGTAAAACAAGAACTAAAAGCAAAAGAAGACCAGAAAGCTATTGATAATGAGCGTCTAAAACAATTAGAGCAAGACAGAGCATCGTCAAGAAATCGCTATCTCATCGCTGGCGCACTGTTTGGCCTCGGTATCAGTTATGCTATTTTCCCCGTCTTTTTATCTTTAACAACTTTTTTTGTTTGTGCCGCAGGAATGGGTTTCGGTTTTATTGCCTCAATGTTAAGAACATCCGAAACACCAGTTTCACAACCTTCAACCAGTAGCACTGCAACAACCGTTGCAGCGGATGCGATTAAGGCAACCATGCCACCAACAACCTCATCTAGCTATTTGGTTAATCATGCAAAACGTGATAATCACAAAAATACGACCGATAGTGAACTTGAATCGACTCGTCAATTTATCGCAAAGCTAAGATAA